One segment of Hemicordylus capensis ecotype Gifberg chromosome 8, rHemCap1.1.pri, whole genome shotgun sequence DNA contains the following:
- the BCL9L gene encoding B-cell CLL/lymphoma 9-like protein produces MHPDSKLASHGKTGGGGGGGQLQLHNVSQSPACGLSAKGLGAGAHGGGGSKASQPAPGGSGLKNSQAPVPTFGALKGKVKREQSVSGDSGERREAGAAAAAAAATSLDKELKGEVAPRSKRRCVLERKQPYSGDEWCSGPDSEEDDKPLGSTHNCNAAESAMTAASQLGPGPNPLPALSESNASSTPHGTAPGLRPDAGSGGGKQPLQFVYVFTTHLANTAAEAVLQGRADSILGYHQQHVPRAKLDQAPVPKLQAAPEPLPVAPSPASTPQSQAAVPPSSQAQGQPPPPALPSQPPAAPPLSLGQGPPPPPPPVNALPQEGAPEDPRRDLTPNSVGNGSSSTAPSGTHPSTPTAPSSLSASTAEGLLGEAAGSGPPSAGNGPRNPLNTEGLSKEQLEHRERSLQTLRDIERLLLRSSEAEPFLKAGEGGALPPAQAPPPPQAAQAPPPPGAGLKKYEEPLQSMISQTQSLGGPGLEQEGPVPPGLDVGQQMNLMMQRLGQDSLTPEQVAWRKLQEEYYEEKRRKEEQVGMHGARPLPDMMLPQPLGGMMLRGPPPPYHSKPGEQWLLRGVPMEPLQEPLQLRPAFSGPRFPGNQLPRGFAGMQNLPLETLGPMSSMQRPGRPGMAWSEDMPLGGPGNFAPGNLPYPPGPGEAERFLTPRAREEILRQQQQLLEKRQAGLQRPLGVEMERVMQAHRQMEPAMFAGEGLGMEFAGSRAMMSPPLREMEPALGPGNLNMNMNVNMNMNMNLNVQMTPQQQQQLLMSQKMRGPELLPAEEMARARAPNGTGAMMSGGPPKMMMGSPFSNQGQQSFPAVQGPYPAVPQEMGSAPDMFGSEQGGLGSTTRLSHIPLPPTTNAPPTSLHQAPARGLGRRPSDLALNMGQMNSPSVGCLKSPTLSQVHSPLGTSPSANLKSPQTPSSALVSLPAPSAPLKSPQVLSSVLSVRSPTSSPGHLKSPSMAVSSPGWVPSPKNALSSPGIGQNKPALGMSNSAPLGSLEQDPPPSQNPLSLMMSQMSKYAMPSSTPLYHNAIKTIATSDDELLPDRPLLPSGAMPGMGGAQPSQMAMNSLGPAPAQSPMGMALPGQQPLSHEPPAPTLSSPGPLGASMPMHSGAPPQNPMLLPPGPQDSLGQPCGPPGQLVFPPRLQQPPANGGGGGMPMAPGGGASGPGGPPHYPPGLGLPPEELPPSQPGQQQQQQQQAPPPPPQQQQQQQRLAGRLPESYPSVASVLSDPELSDVIRPTPTGIPEFDLSRIIPSEKPSSTLQYFPKGEGQQLPKAQPPSNLHLMNLQNMMAEQAPARPGPQGMQRAMAMCHPGQVPVLGRTGLAPQQAMMGNSLHQGMMLPPPPQQQSLLAQQNFLLMQAKQRSLSVSGEGYAQPAHLLASQGSLMGPPGPQQSLMGPHALRQRSVSLDSQMSYGPGPSSMANLPF; encoded by the exons ATGCACCCTGACAGTAAACTGGCCAGCCATGGAAagacaggcggcggcggcggcggcggccagctCCAGCTCCACAACGTGAGCCAGAGCCCCGCCTGCGGCCTGAGTGCGAAGGGcctgggggcaggggcccatggcggcggcggcagcaaggccagccagcctgcccccGGTGGCTCGGGGCTGAAGAACAGCCAGGCCCCCGTCCCCACCTTTGGGGCCCTGAAGGGCAAAGTCAAGCGGGAGCAGAGTGTCTCTGGGGACTCCGGAGAGCGGCGGGAAGccggcgctgctgctgccgccgccgccgccacctccctgGACAAGGAGCTGAAAG GTGAGGTGGCCCCTCGCAGCAAGCGGCGCTGCGTGCTGGAGCGGAAGCAGCCCTACAGTGGCGACGAATGGTGCTCCGGGCCCGACAGTGAGGAGGATGACAAGCCCCTCGGCAGCACCCACA ACTGTAACGCAGCAGAGTCGGCGATGACCGCGGCCTCGCAGCTGGGCCCGGGACCCAATCCGCTGCCAGCCCTGAGTGAGAGCAACGCCTCCAGCACGCCCCACGGCACGGCCCCCGGCTTGAGGCCGGATGCTGGCAGCGGGGGCGGGAAGCAGCCCTTGCAGTTCGTCTATGTCTTCACCACCCACCTCGCCAACAC GGCCGCCGAGGCTGTCCTACAGGGCCGCGCGGACTCGATCCTGGGCTACCACCAGCAGCATGTGCCCCGGGCCAAGCTGGACCAG GCACCCGTCCCGAAGCTGCAGGCCGCTCCCGAGCCGCTCCCGGTTGCCCCGTCTCCCGCCAGCACCCCGCAGTCTCAGGCCgccgtgcctcccagcagccaggcccaGGGCcagcccccacctcctgccctgccctcccagcCCCCGGCAGCCCCACCGCTGAGTCTGGGCcaggggccgccgccgccgccgccgcccgtgAATGCCCTCCCCCAGGAGGGGGCTCCCGAAGACCCCCGCCGGGACTTGACGCCCAACTCGGTGGGcaacggcagcagcagcaccgcccCCAGCGGCACCCACCCCAGCACGCCCACCGCCCCCAGCTCCCTGTCTGCCAGCACTGCCGAGGGCTTGCTGGGGGAAGCCGCCGGCTCGGGGCCCCCCTCGGCAGGGAATGGCCCCCGCAACCCCCTCAACACGGAGGGCCTCTCCAAGGAGCAGCTGGAACACCGGGAGAGGTCGCTGCAGACGCTGCGAGACATTGAGCGCCTCCTGCTGCGCAGCAGCGAGGCCGAGCCCTTCCTCAAGGCGGGCGAGGGGGGCGCCCTGCCTCCCGCCCAGGCCCCGCCTCCCCCCCAGGCCGCCCAGGCCCCGCCTCCCCCCGGGGCGGGCCTGAAGAAGTACGAGGAGCCCCTGCAGTCCATGATCTCCCAGACCCAGAGCCTGGGGGGGCCCGGCCTGGAGCAGGAGGGGCCGGTGCCCCCGGGGCTGGACGTGGGCCAGCAGATGAACCTGATGATGCAGCGGCTGGGGCAGGACAGCCTGACGCCCGAGCAGGTGGCCTGGCGCAAGCTGCAGGAGGAGTACTACGAGGAGAAGCGCCGCAAGGAGGAGCAGGTCGGCATGCACGGGGCGCGGCCCCTGCCGGACATGATGCTGCCCCAGCCCCTGGGGGGCATGATGCTGCGCGGGCCCCCGCCCCCCTACCACAGCAAGCCCGGCGAGCAGTGGCTGCTGCGGGGAGTGCCCATGGAGCCCCTGCAGGAGCCCCTGCAGCTGCGGCCAGCCTTCTCGGGGCCCCGCTTCCCCGGGAACCAGCTGCCGCGGGGCTTTGCGGGGATGCAGAACCTGCCCCTGGAGACGCTGGGCCCCATGAGCTCCATGCAGCGCCCCGGGCGGCCCGGCATGGCCTGGAGCGAGGACATGCCCCTGGGGGGCCCGGGCAACTTTGCCCCGGGGAACCTGCCCTACCCGCCGGGGCCGGGCGAGGCGGAGCGCTTCCTGACGCCGCGCGCCCGCGAAGAGATcttgcggcagcagcagcagctgctggagaaGCGCCAGGCGGGGCTGCAGCGGCCCCTGGGCGTGGAGATGGAGCGCGTGATGCAGGCCCACCGGCAGATGGAGCCGGCCATGTTCGCGGGCGAAGGGCTGGGCATGGAGTTTGCCGGCTCGCGGGCCATGATGAGCCCGCCGCTGCGGGAGATGGAGCCGGCCCTGGGCCCCGGCAACCTCAACATGAACATGAACGTCAACATGAACATGAACATGAACTTGAATGTGCAGATgaccccccagcagcagcagcagctgctgatgTCGCAGAAGATGCGTGGCCCCGAGTTGCTGCCCGCCGAGGAAATGGCCCGGGCACGTGCCCCCAACGGCACGGGGGCGATGATGAGCGGCGGCCCCCCCAAAATGATGATGGGCTCCCCCTTCTCCAACCAGGGGCAGCAGAGCTTCCCGGCGGTGCAGGGCCCCTACCCGGCTGTGCCCCAGGAGATGGGCAGCGCGCCCGACATGTTTGGCTCGGAGCAGGGCGGCCTGGGCAGCACGACCCGCCTCAGCCACatccctctgccccccaccaccaacgCGCCCCCCACCAGCCTGCACCAGGCGCCCGCACGGGGCCTGGGCCGCCGCCCTTCGGACCTGGCCCTCAACATGGGGCAGATGAACTCGCCCAGCGTGGGCTGCCTCAAGTCCCCGACCCTCAGCCAAGTCCACTCTCCGCTGGGCACCTCTCCTTCGGCCAACCTCAAGTCCCCACAGACGCCGTCGTCCGCCCTGGTCAGCCTGCCAGCCCCCAGCGCCCCCCTCAAATCTCCTCAAGTCCTCAGCTCTGTGCTCAGCGTCCGCTCCCCCACCAGCTCCCCCGGCCACCTCAAGTCCCCGAGCATGGCAGTGTCCTCTCCGGGCTGGGTGCCGTCCCCCAAAAACGCCCTTTCCAGCCCTGGGATTGGCCAGAACAAGCCCGCCCTTGGAATGAGCAACTCTGCACCCCTGGGCAGCCTTGAGCAAG ATCCACCCCCGTCCCAGAACCCTCTGTCGCTCATGATGTCCCAGATGTCCAAGTACGCCatgcccagctccacccctctctaccACAACGCCATCAAGACCATCGCCACGTCCGACGATGAGCTGCTCCCCGACCGGCCGCTGCTGCCCTCTGGCGCCATGCCGG GCATGggaggggcccagcccagccagatGGCCATGAACTCCCTGGGCCCGGCTCCTGCGCAGAGCCCCATGGGCATGGCCCTTCCTGGACAGCAGCCGCTCTCCCACGAGCCGCCGGCCCCCACCCTGTCCTCGCCAGGCCCCCTGGGCGCCAGCATGCCCATGCACAGCGGCGCCCCGCCCCAGAATCCGATGCTGCTGCCCCCCGGGCCCCAAGACTCCCTCGGCCAGCCCTGCGGCCCTCCTGGCCAGCTGGTGTTCCCGCCGCGCCTCCAGCAGCCCCCGGCCaacggcggtggcggcggcatgCCCATGGCTCCAGGAGGAGGCGCCAGTGGGCCGGGGGGGCCTCCCCACTACCCGCCTGGCCTGGGCCTGCCTCCGGAAGAGCTGCCTCCCTCGCAGcccggccagcagcagcagcagcagcagcaagcgccTCCCCCgcctccgcagcagcagcagcagcagcagcgcctggCCGGCCGGCTGCCCGAGTCCTACCCCTCGGTGGCTTCGGTGCTCAGCGACCCGGAGCTGAGCGACGTCATCCGCCCCACGCCCACCGGCATCCCGGAGTTCGACCTCTCGCGCATCATCCCGTCCGAGAAGCCCAGCAGCACCCTGCAGTACTTCCCCAAAGGCGAggggcagcagctgcccaaggcCCAGCCGCCCTCCAACCTGCACCTCATGAACCTGCAGAACATGATGGCGGAGCAggccccggcccggcccggcccccaGGGCATGCAGCGCGCCATGGCCATGTGCCACCCCGGACAGGTGCCCGTGCTGGGCAGGACAGGCCTGGCGCCCCAGCAGGCCATGATGGGCAACAGCCTGCACCAGGGCatgatgctgccgccgccgccccagcaGCAGAGCCTCCTGGCCCAGCAGAACTTCCTGCTGATGCAGGCCAAGCAGCGCAGCCTGTCGGTCTCGGGCGAGGGGTACGCCCAGccggcccacctgctggccagccaggGCTCCCTCATGGGCCCCCCGGGGCCCCAGCAGAGCCTCATGGGGCCCCACGCCCTGCGCCAGCGCAGCGTCTCCCTGGACAGCCAGATGAGCTACGGCCCCGGACCCAGCAGCATGGCCAACCTGCCCTtctga
- the CXCR5 gene encoding C-X-C chemokine receptor type 5 isoform X4, whose product MCFGVWPDAYYNTSEDGEGDFSGDYMCSEVAESSVPLFRKLLVSGVFLLIFLLGSLGNLLVIVILWRYRQFRTSTELFLFHLALANLLLVLTFPFGVVESIAGWVFGTFLCKVLSATHRINFYSSSLLLGCISVDRYLAVVYAVQTFRKRRALSIHLTCLVVWLLSLLLTLPDLLFTQVWTAASNMSICHFAPSGVHGFNSWVAMRFLYHIVGFFLPLVLMGYCYSAIVRALCQSQRLQRQKAVKVAIVVTGVFLLCWSPYHVVIFLQTLTKLEARNVLCAAEDWLSTPIMVSELIGFSHCFLNPILYAFVGTRFRHDACRVLHDLGCLSQSALQDILDAGRMESRRESSLETNISTIRQPASPCAAMNLLAISSDPPAPSASAPAAPRPEAQLGTAGLDSGRGRGGLSKGPHSADWSSTSAARPPASRGLLPVGE is encoded by the coding sequence GACGCCTATTACAACACTTCGGAGGATGGTGAGGGGGACTTCTCAGGCGACTACATGTGCTCTGAAGTGGCGGAGAGCTCCGTGCCCCTCTTCAGGAAGCTCTTGGTGTCCGGTGTCTTCCTGCTGATCTTCCTGCTGGGCAGCCTGGGCAACCTCCTGGTGATCGTGATCCTCTGGCGCTACCGCCAGTTCCGCACCTCCACCGAgctcttcctcttccacctggCATTGGCCAACCTGCTGCTGGTCCTCACCTTCCCCTTTGGTGTGGTGGAGAGCATTGCTGGCTGGGTCTTCGGCACTTTCCTCTGCAAGGTGCTCAGTGCCACCCACCGAATAAACTTCTACAGCAGCAgcctgctgctgggctgcatCAGTGTGGACCGCTACCTGGCCGTGGTGTACGCCGTGCAGACCTTCCGGAAGCGCCGTGCCCTGTCCATCCACCTGACCTGCCTGGTGGTCtggctcctctccctcctgctgacCTTGCCTGACTTGCTCTTCACTCAGGTGTGGACAGCGGCCAGCAACATGAGCATCTGCCACTTTGCCCCCAGCGGGGTCCATGGCTTCAACTCCTGGGTGGCCATGCGTTTCCTGTACCACATTGTGGGCTTCTTCCTGCCCTTGGTGCTCATGGGCTATTGCTACAGCGCCATTGTGAGGGCCCTGTGCCAGTCCCAGCGCCTGCAGCGGCAGAAGGCCGTCAAGGTGGCCATCGTGGTCACAGGCGTCTTCCTGCTCTGCTGGAGCCCTTACCACGTGGTCATCTTCCTGCAGACGCTCACCAAGCTGGAGGCCCGCAACGTGCTGTGTGCCGCAGAGGACTGGCTGAGCACCCCCATCATGGTCAGCGAGCTGATCGGCTTCAGCCACTGCTTCCTCAACCCCATCCTCTACGCGTTTGTGGGCACCCGGTTCCGCCACGACGCTTGCCGTGTCCTGCACGACCTGGGCTGCTTGAGCCAGTCTGCCCTGCAGGACATTCTGGACGCTGGCAGGatggagagcaggagggagagcagcctGGAGACCAACATCTCCACCATCCGGCAGCCGGCCTCGCCCTGCGCCGCCATGAATCTGCTGGCCATCTCCTCAGACCCGCCTGCTCCCTCGGCTTCTGCCCCAGCCGCTCCCAGGCCAGAGGCCCAGCTGGGCACTGCAGGACTCGACTCCGGCCGAGGCAGAGGCGGCCTCAGCAAGGGCCCACACTCCGCAGACTGGAGCAGCACAtctgccgcccgcccgcccgccagccggGGTCTCCTTCCTGTAGGCGAGTGA
- the CXCR5 gene encoding C-X-C chemokine receptor type 5 isoform X2, which yields MDDMSIRIPSPVLIFKSSSANRQLLACRQKDAYYNTSEDGEGDFSGDYMCSEVAESSVPLFRKLLVSGVFLLIFLLGSLGNLLVIVILWRYRQFRTSTELFLFHLALANLLLVLTFPFGVVESIAGWVFGTFLCKVLSATHRINFYSSSLLLGCISVDRYLAVVYAVQTFRKRRALSIHLTCLVVWLLSLLLTLPDLLFTQVWTAASNMSICHFAPSGVHGFNSWVAMRFLYHIVGFFLPLVLMGYCYSAIVRALCQSQRLQRQKAVKVAIVVTGVFLLCWSPYHVVIFLQTLTKLEARNVLCAAEDWLSTPIMVSELIGFSHCFLNPILYAFVGTRFRHDACRVLHDLGCLSQSALQDILDAGRMESRRESSLETNISTIRQPASPCAAMNLLAISSDPPAPSASAPAAPRPEAQLGTAGLDSGRGRGGLSKGPHSADWSSTSAARPPASRGLLPVGE from the coding sequence GACGCCTATTACAACACTTCGGAGGATGGTGAGGGGGACTTCTCAGGCGACTACATGTGCTCTGAAGTGGCGGAGAGCTCCGTGCCCCTCTTCAGGAAGCTCTTGGTGTCCGGTGTCTTCCTGCTGATCTTCCTGCTGGGCAGCCTGGGCAACCTCCTGGTGATCGTGATCCTCTGGCGCTACCGCCAGTTCCGCACCTCCACCGAgctcttcctcttccacctggCATTGGCCAACCTGCTGCTGGTCCTCACCTTCCCCTTTGGTGTGGTGGAGAGCATTGCTGGCTGGGTCTTCGGCACTTTCCTCTGCAAGGTGCTCAGTGCCACCCACCGAATAAACTTCTACAGCAGCAgcctgctgctgggctgcatCAGTGTGGACCGCTACCTGGCCGTGGTGTACGCCGTGCAGACCTTCCGGAAGCGCCGTGCCCTGTCCATCCACCTGACCTGCCTGGTGGTCtggctcctctccctcctgctgacCTTGCCTGACTTGCTCTTCACTCAGGTGTGGACAGCGGCCAGCAACATGAGCATCTGCCACTTTGCCCCCAGCGGGGTCCATGGCTTCAACTCCTGGGTGGCCATGCGTTTCCTGTACCACATTGTGGGCTTCTTCCTGCCCTTGGTGCTCATGGGCTATTGCTACAGCGCCATTGTGAGGGCCCTGTGCCAGTCCCAGCGCCTGCAGCGGCAGAAGGCCGTCAAGGTGGCCATCGTGGTCACAGGCGTCTTCCTGCTCTGCTGGAGCCCTTACCACGTGGTCATCTTCCTGCAGACGCTCACCAAGCTGGAGGCCCGCAACGTGCTGTGTGCCGCAGAGGACTGGCTGAGCACCCCCATCATGGTCAGCGAGCTGATCGGCTTCAGCCACTGCTTCCTCAACCCCATCCTCTACGCGTTTGTGGGCACCCGGTTCCGCCACGACGCTTGCCGTGTCCTGCACGACCTGGGCTGCTTGAGCCAGTCTGCCCTGCAGGACATTCTGGACGCTGGCAGGatggagagcaggagggagagcagcctGGAGACCAACATCTCCACCATCCGGCAGCCGGCCTCGCCCTGCGCCGCCATGAATCTGCTGGCCATCTCCTCAGACCCGCCTGCTCCCTCGGCTTCTGCCCCAGCCGCTCCCAGGCCAGAGGCCCAGCTGGGCACTGCAGGACTCGACTCCGGCCGAGGCAGAGGCGGCCTCAGCAAGGGCCCACACTCCGCAGACTGGAGCAGCACAtctgccgcccgcccgcccgccagccggGGTCTCCTTCCTGTAGGCGAGTGA
- the CXCR5 gene encoding C-X-C chemokine receptor type 5 isoform X5 has product MMMLMMDAYYNTSEDGEGDFSGDYMCSEVAESSVPLFRKLLVSGVFLLIFLLGSLGNLLVIVILWRYRQFRTSTELFLFHLALANLLLVLTFPFGVVESIAGWVFGTFLCKVLSATHRINFYSSSLLLGCISVDRYLAVVYAVQTFRKRRALSIHLTCLVVWLLSLLLTLPDLLFTQVWTAASNMSICHFAPSGVHGFNSWVAMRFLYHIVGFFLPLVLMGYCYSAIVRALCQSQRLQRQKAVKVAIVVTGVFLLCWSPYHVVIFLQTLTKLEARNVLCAAEDWLSTPIMVSELIGFSHCFLNPILYAFVGTRFRHDACRVLHDLGCLSQSALQDILDAGRMESRRESSLETNISTIRQPASPCAAMNLLAISSDPPAPSASAPAAPRPEAQLGTAGLDSGRGRGGLSKGPHSADWSSTSAARPPASRGLLPVGE; this is encoded by the coding sequence GACGCCTATTACAACACTTCGGAGGATGGTGAGGGGGACTTCTCAGGCGACTACATGTGCTCTGAAGTGGCGGAGAGCTCCGTGCCCCTCTTCAGGAAGCTCTTGGTGTCCGGTGTCTTCCTGCTGATCTTCCTGCTGGGCAGCCTGGGCAACCTCCTGGTGATCGTGATCCTCTGGCGCTACCGCCAGTTCCGCACCTCCACCGAgctcttcctcttccacctggCATTGGCCAACCTGCTGCTGGTCCTCACCTTCCCCTTTGGTGTGGTGGAGAGCATTGCTGGCTGGGTCTTCGGCACTTTCCTCTGCAAGGTGCTCAGTGCCACCCACCGAATAAACTTCTACAGCAGCAgcctgctgctgggctgcatCAGTGTGGACCGCTACCTGGCCGTGGTGTACGCCGTGCAGACCTTCCGGAAGCGCCGTGCCCTGTCCATCCACCTGACCTGCCTGGTGGTCtggctcctctccctcctgctgacCTTGCCTGACTTGCTCTTCACTCAGGTGTGGACAGCGGCCAGCAACATGAGCATCTGCCACTTTGCCCCCAGCGGGGTCCATGGCTTCAACTCCTGGGTGGCCATGCGTTTCCTGTACCACATTGTGGGCTTCTTCCTGCCCTTGGTGCTCATGGGCTATTGCTACAGCGCCATTGTGAGGGCCCTGTGCCAGTCCCAGCGCCTGCAGCGGCAGAAGGCCGTCAAGGTGGCCATCGTGGTCACAGGCGTCTTCCTGCTCTGCTGGAGCCCTTACCACGTGGTCATCTTCCTGCAGACGCTCACCAAGCTGGAGGCCCGCAACGTGCTGTGTGCCGCAGAGGACTGGCTGAGCACCCCCATCATGGTCAGCGAGCTGATCGGCTTCAGCCACTGCTTCCTCAACCCCATCCTCTACGCGTTTGTGGGCACCCGGTTCCGCCACGACGCTTGCCGTGTCCTGCACGACCTGGGCTGCTTGAGCCAGTCTGCCCTGCAGGACATTCTGGACGCTGGCAGGatggagagcaggagggagagcagcctGGAGACCAACATCTCCACCATCCGGCAGCCGGCCTCGCCCTGCGCCGCCATGAATCTGCTGGCCATCTCCTCAGACCCGCCTGCTCCCTCGGCTTCTGCCCCAGCCGCTCCCAGGCCAGAGGCCCAGCTGGGCACTGCAGGACTCGACTCCGGCCGAGGCAGAGGCGGCCTCAGCAAGGGCCCACACTCCGCAGACTGGAGCAGCACAtctgccgcccgcccgcccgccagccggGGTCTCCTTCCTGTAGGCGAGTGA
- the CXCR5 gene encoding C-X-C chemokine receptor type 5 isoform X3: MMDQVSFALDDFDWDAYYNTSEDGEGDFSGDYMCSEVAESSVPLFRKLLVSGVFLLIFLLGSLGNLLVIVILWRYRQFRTSTELFLFHLALANLLLVLTFPFGVVESIAGWVFGTFLCKVLSATHRINFYSSSLLLGCISVDRYLAVVYAVQTFRKRRALSIHLTCLVVWLLSLLLTLPDLLFTQVWTAASNMSICHFAPSGVHGFNSWVAMRFLYHIVGFFLPLVLMGYCYSAIVRALCQSQRLQRQKAVKVAIVVTGVFLLCWSPYHVVIFLQTLTKLEARNVLCAAEDWLSTPIMVSELIGFSHCFLNPILYAFVGTRFRHDACRVLHDLGCLSQSALQDILDAGRMESRRESSLETNISTIRQPASPCAAMNLLAISSDPPAPSASAPAAPRPEAQLGTAGLDSGRGRGGLSKGPHSADWSSTSAARPPASRGLLPVGE, encoded by the coding sequence GACGCCTATTACAACACTTCGGAGGATGGTGAGGGGGACTTCTCAGGCGACTACATGTGCTCTGAAGTGGCGGAGAGCTCCGTGCCCCTCTTCAGGAAGCTCTTGGTGTCCGGTGTCTTCCTGCTGATCTTCCTGCTGGGCAGCCTGGGCAACCTCCTGGTGATCGTGATCCTCTGGCGCTACCGCCAGTTCCGCACCTCCACCGAgctcttcctcttccacctggCATTGGCCAACCTGCTGCTGGTCCTCACCTTCCCCTTTGGTGTGGTGGAGAGCATTGCTGGCTGGGTCTTCGGCACTTTCCTCTGCAAGGTGCTCAGTGCCACCCACCGAATAAACTTCTACAGCAGCAgcctgctgctgggctgcatCAGTGTGGACCGCTACCTGGCCGTGGTGTACGCCGTGCAGACCTTCCGGAAGCGCCGTGCCCTGTCCATCCACCTGACCTGCCTGGTGGTCtggctcctctccctcctgctgacCTTGCCTGACTTGCTCTTCACTCAGGTGTGGACAGCGGCCAGCAACATGAGCATCTGCCACTTTGCCCCCAGCGGGGTCCATGGCTTCAACTCCTGGGTGGCCATGCGTTTCCTGTACCACATTGTGGGCTTCTTCCTGCCCTTGGTGCTCATGGGCTATTGCTACAGCGCCATTGTGAGGGCCCTGTGCCAGTCCCAGCGCCTGCAGCGGCAGAAGGCCGTCAAGGTGGCCATCGTGGTCACAGGCGTCTTCCTGCTCTGCTGGAGCCCTTACCACGTGGTCATCTTCCTGCAGACGCTCACCAAGCTGGAGGCCCGCAACGTGCTGTGTGCCGCAGAGGACTGGCTGAGCACCCCCATCATGGTCAGCGAGCTGATCGGCTTCAGCCACTGCTTCCTCAACCCCATCCTCTACGCGTTTGTGGGCACCCGGTTCCGCCACGACGCTTGCCGTGTCCTGCACGACCTGGGCTGCTTGAGCCAGTCTGCCCTGCAGGACATTCTGGACGCTGGCAGGatggagagcaggagggagagcagcctGGAGACCAACATCTCCACCATCCGGCAGCCGGCCTCGCCCTGCGCCGCCATGAATCTGCTGGCCATCTCCTCAGACCCGCCTGCTCCCTCGGCTTCTGCCCCAGCCGCTCCCAGGCCAGAGGCCCAGCTGGGCACTGCAGGACTCGACTCCGGCCGAGGCAGAGGCGGCCTCAGCAAGGGCCCACACTCCGCAGACTGGAGCAGCACAtctgccgcccgcccgcccgccagccggGGTCTCCTTCCTGTAGGCGAGTGA